A portion of the Streptomyces sp. NBC_01335 genome contains these proteins:
- a CDS encoding sporulation protein, whose translation MTSRVRRSRPPNAELARLVEACGASHKSLAHRINQLAQEAGTTTEYSHTSVANWCRRGMTPKWPVPELLAQAIGERLGRPVGLAEIGMGDARTPDAGVGLDFPRDPDDAVRAATSFWSSVNRRDFLTTGASGFAVSAFTTPVTRWLVTPADDTSGHRGGRQVGRADLAELREAAEDARRWDSRYGGGSWKADSVTACLRERAAPILRGAFSDDVGRELFSVTAELSRLAGWTAFDVGEHGVAQRHFIQALRLARAGGDVQLGCYVLTTMAMQSLLRGFAGEAVDMAQGAYERAKGQAAPRVLAFTKLIEARAHAREHDARTASLALAASERLLERAKTDSGDEPAWIDFYHHARLSADATEIFRDLRNPKAALAWNQRAAAMPSGAFTRSVGMRLAIVATAHLQARDLDQGLALGNRSVDVLARVRSARALDYVGEFSAALTPWRREPAVRAFAHRARTELGVAA comes from the coding sequence GTGACATCGAGGGTCCGCCGGAGCCGCCCGCCCAACGCGGAGCTGGCCCGGCTCGTCGAGGCGTGCGGGGCGAGCCACAAGTCGCTGGCCCACCGGATCAACCAGCTCGCCCAGGAGGCGGGGACGACGACGGAGTACTCCCACACCTCGGTGGCGAACTGGTGCCGGCGCGGGATGACGCCGAAGTGGCCGGTCCCCGAGCTCCTCGCCCAGGCGATCGGCGAGCGGCTCGGGCGGCCCGTCGGCCTCGCCGAGATCGGTATGGGCGACGCGCGGACACCGGACGCGGGCGTGGGGCTGGACTTCCCGAGGGACCCCGATGACGCCGTACGCGCCGCCACTTCGTTCTGGAGCTCCGTGAACCGCCGCGACTTCCTCACCACGGGCGCCTCCGGCTTCGCCGTGTCCGCGTTCACCACCCCGGTCACCCGCTGGCTGGTCACCCCGGCCGACGACACCTCCGGGCACCGGGGCGGTCGCCAGGTCGGCAGGGCGGACCTGGCGGAGTTGCGCGAGGCCGCCGAGGACGCCCGGCGCTGGGACTCCAGGTACGGCGGCGGGAGTTGGAAGGCAGACTCGGTCACCGCCTGCCTCCGGGAACGGGCGGCTCCGATACTGCGGGGCGCCTTCAGTGACGACGTGGGCCGTGAACTCTTCTCCGTCACCGCCGAACTCTCCCGGCTGGCCGGCTGGACCGCCTTCGACGTCGGCGAACACGGCGTCGCACAGAGGCACTTCATCCAGGCGCTCCGGCTGGCCCGGGCCGGCGGAGACGTGCAGCTGGGCTGCTACGTGCTGACCACGATGGCGATGCAGTCGCTGCTGCGGGGGTTCGCGGGCGAGGCCGTCGACATGGCGCAGGGCGCCTACGAACGAGCCAAGGGTCAAGCCGCCCCGCGCGTACTGGCGTTCACCAAACTCATCGAGGCTCGCGCCCACGCCCGCGAGCACGACGCCCGGACCGCCTCCCTCGCGCTGGCCGCCTCCGAGCGACTCCTCGAACGGGCGAAGACGGACAGCGGCGACGAGCCGGCCTGGATCGACTTCTACCACCACGCGCGGCTCTCGGCCGACGCCACCGAGATCTTCCGCGACCTGCGGAACCCGAAGGCCGCCCTCGCGTGGAACCAGCGGGCCGCCGCCATGCCGTCCGGCGCGTTCACCCGCTCCGTCGGGATGCGCCTGGCCATCGTGGCGACCGCCCACCTCCAGGCCCGCGACCTCGACCAGGGCCTCGCCCTCGGCAACCGGTCCGTCGACGTCCTCGCCCGCGTCCGGTCCGCCCGCGCCCTGGACTACGTAGGCGAGTTCAGCGCGGCCCTGACCCCGTGGCGCCGCGAACCCGCCGTCCGGGCGTTCGCGCACCGCGCCCGTACGGAGCTGGGGGTCGCCGCCTGA
- a CDS encoding UDP-glucose dehydrogenase family protein produces MKMTVVGCGYLGATHAACMAELGHEVLGLDSDPDRIALLATGKAPFYERDLDGLLAEHTASGRLKFTTSVEEAAAFADLYFVGVGTPQQPGSGSYDLSQLFGAVRTLAPHLTAPAVIAVKSTVPVGTAPQLAELVRATAPAGDLVEIAWNPEFLRESSAIEDTLRPDRLVLGFDTPGTRAETVLRQAYAPVIASGTPMIVTDWATAELAKGAANSFLAAKISFINAMAEVCEKSGANVSGLADILGHDVRIGRRGMQPGIGFGGGCLPKDLGGFIARAEALGAGEAVGMLREAESVNARRRRRVVDLAREELGTDLRGKRITVWGAAFKAGTDDIRDSPALAVAGALHALGARVTVTDPQALDNARKLHPELDYAEDPAAAVDGADLLLHLTEWPAFAHLDPGPLAARARTPKAVDARGTLDTGRWRAAGWTVRAPGRP; encoded by the coding sequence ATGAAGATGACCGTCGTCGGATGCGGCTACCTCGGCGCCACCCACGCCGCGTGCATGGCCGAACTCGGCCACGAGGTGCTGGGACTCGACTCCGACCCGGACAGGATCGCGCTCCTGGCCACCGGCAAGGCCCCTTTCTACGAGCGCGATCTCGACGGGCTGCTCGCCGAACACACCGCGAGCGGACGGCTGAAGTTCACCACCTCGGTCGAGGAGGCCGCCGCCTTCGCCGACCTGTACTTCGTCGGGGTCGGTACCCCGCAGCAGCCGGGCAGCGGCAGTTACGACCTCTCCCAGCTCTTCGGCGCCGTCCGCACGCTCGCCCCGCACCTCACCGCCCCGGCGGTGATCGCCGTCAAGTCGACCGTCCCGGTCGGTACGGCCCCGCAGCTCGCCGAGCTCGTCCGGGCCACCGCCCCGGCCGGCGACCTCGTCGAGATCGCCTGGAACCCCGAGTTCCTCCGGGAGTCCAGCGCGATCGAGGACACCCTCCGCCCCGACCGGCTCGTCCTCGGCTTCGACACCCCCGGCACCCGGGCAGAGACCGTCCTGCGGCAGGCTTACGCCCCGGTCATCGCGTCGGGGACACCGATGATCGTCACCGACTGGGCCACCGCCGAACTCGCCAAGGGGGCCGCCAACTCGTTCCTCGCCGCCAAGATCTCCTTCATCAACGCGATGGCGGAGGTCTGCGAGAAGTCCGGCGCGAACGTCTCCGGACTCGCCGACATCCTCGGCCACGACGTCCGGATCGGGCGGCGCGGCATGCAGCCCGGCATCGGGTTCGGCGGCGGCTGCCTGCCCAAGGACCTCGGCGGCTTCATCGCCCGCGCCGAAGCGCTCGGCGCCGGGGAGGCGGTCGGCATGCTCCGTGAGGCCGAGTCGGTCAACGCCCGCCGCCGCCGACGCGTCGTGGACCTGGCCCGCGAGGAACTCGGTACCGACCTGCGGGGCAAGCGGATCACCGTCTGGGGCGCCGCCTTCAAAGCCGGGACCGACGACATCCGTGACTCGCCCGCCCTGGCCGTCGCCGGGGCCCTGCACGCCCTCGGCGCGCGGGTCACCGTCACCGACCCCCAGGCCCTCGACAACGCCCGCAAACTCCACCCCGAACTCGACTACGCCGAGGACCCGGCCGCCGCGGTCGACGGCGCCGACCTCCTCCTCCACCTCACCGAGTGGCCCGCCTTCGCCCACCTCGACCCCGGGCCGCTGGCCGCACGCGCCAGGACGCCGAAGGCCGTCGACGCCCGCGGCACCCTCGACACCGGCCGGTGGCGCGCGGCCGGCTGGACCGTCCGGGCCCCGGGCCGCCCCTGA
- a CDS encoding AraC family transcriptional regulator produces MLERLNQALEHVELRLDQPIEVEELARIAATSEYHLRRMFSALAGMPLSEYVRRRRLTVAGAEVLAGRETLLEIAVRYGYGSGEAFARAFRAMHGIGPGEARRTGAALNSQSRMSFRLTVEGSSSMRYRVVARPAFTVVGFKARVPLVHLGPNQAIIDFVRGIDPRALEHLGKLSDQEPEGIVAVCDDLDPSRAEGTELDYYQGVITSATAPEGTTTPEGATVLAVPSGTWAVFTASGPAPQAIQELWRDVYTEWFPSNPYRGRPGPEILRTRMSPDHSEAEAELWLPVEGERG; encoded by the coding sequence ATGCTGGAGCGGCTGAACCAGGCCTTGGAGCACGTCGAGCTCCGTCTCGACCAGCCGATCGAGGTGGAGGAACTGGCCCGTATCGCGGCCACGTCGGAGTACCACCTGCGCCGGATGTTCTCCGCCCTGGCGGGGATGCCGCTGTCGGAGTACGTCCGGCGCCGCCGGCTCACCGTCGCGGGCGCGGAGGTGCTCGCGGGGCGGGAAACGCTGCTGGAGATCGCGGTGCGGTACGGCTACGGCTCCGGCGAGGCGTTCGCGCGGGCGTTCCGGGCCATGCACGGCATCGGCCCGGGCGAGGCCCGGCGTACCGGCGCCGCGCTCAACTCCCAGTCCCGGATGTCCTTCCGCCTCACCGTCGAAGGAAGCAGCAGCATGCGCTACCGCGTCGTGGCCAGACCGGCCTTCACCGTCGTCGGGTTCAAGGCCCGGGTGCCCCTGGTCCACCTGGGGCCGAACCAGGCGATCATCGACTTCGTGCGCGGGATCGACCCGCGCGCACTGGAGCACCTGGGGAAGCTCTCCGACCAGGAGCCGGAAGGCATCGTCGCGGTCTGCGACGACCTCGACCCCAGCCGCGCCGAGGGCACCGAACTCGACTACTACCAGGGTGTGATCACCTCCGCGACCGCCCCGGAGGGCACGACCACCCCCGAGGGCGCGACCGTCCTCGCCGTCCCGTCCGGCACCTGGGCGGTCTTCACCGCCTCCGGCCCGGCACCGCAGGCCATCCAGGAGCTCTGGCGGGACGTGTACACCGAGTGGTTCCCGTCGAACCCGTACCGCGGCCGCCCCGGACCCGAGATCCTCCGCACCCGGATGTCCCCGGACCACTCCGAGGCCGAGGCCGAACTCTGGCTCCCGGTGGAGGGCGAGCGGGGCTGA